The following coding sequences lie in one Candidatus Nitrospira allomarina genomic window:
- a CDS encoding matrixin family metalloprotease, producing the protein MKNCRIFLNQTLTVIGMVIGLTACSQLHTTPRPAVDSGHKNSPDQGKQILSDNAEQKRDEWKNKTFEEFKAQTYKEPFEGGKYIVNGDTPILNEKLLQEFFETRIKESINSREGVRTKLTVHQVNGQDAVWNSIEKRQLTYCVSKTFGANYEKMKSDMEAAGNAWEAVAAVDFIYVGGEDDSCTASNPNVVFDVRPVNVNGQYLARAFFPNEQRSSRNVLVDNSSFQLDPNGKLSLQGILRHELGHTIGFRHEHTRPDSGTCFEDSNWRPLTSYDAFSVMHYPQCNGKGDWTLTLTNIDKNGAACLYGPAQGFTIDTAICQGPDEPPGPIACGPKTETFVGQSVAKNAEQTYGPFMVVPGTLVEVVMHGEASPGDPDLYVRFNQNPTTTAYDCRPYLSGAEEKCVLDVPTNGTAVHVKVRGYSDAHFNLTVTHTPTH; encoded by the coding sequence ATGAAAAATTGTCGAATTTTTCTCAATCAGACATTGACGGTGATAGGAATGGTCATCGGATTGACTGCCTGTTCCCAACTCCATACGACTCCACGACCAGCTGTTGACAGTGGGCACAAAAATTCTCCGGACCAGGGCAAGCAAATTTTGTCGGATAACGCAGAACAGAAACGAGACGAGTGGAAAAATAAAACCTTTGAGGAGTTTAAAGCCCAAACGTATAAGGAACCATTTGAAGGTGGGAAATATATTGTGAACGGTGATACCCCCATTCTCAATGAAAAACTTCTACAGGAATTTTTTGAAACTCGAATAAAGGAGTCGATCAACTCTCGCGAGGGGGTTCGAACGAAATTAACCGTTCATCAAGTCAATGGTCAGGACGCAGTGTGGAATTCTATAGAAAAACGGCAACTGACCTACTGCGTTAGTAAAACCTTTGGCGCGAATTATGAAAAAATGAAGTCCGACATGGAGGCGGCCGGAAATGCATGGGAGGCGGTGGCTGCCGTTGATTTCATTTATGTGGGAGGAGAGGATGATTCTTGCACGGCGTCTAACCCGAATGTGGTTTTTGATGTACGCCCGGTCAACGTGAATGGCCAATATCTGGCTCGAGCCTTTTTCCCGAATGAGCAACGGTCCTCGCGAAATGTCTTGGTGGATAACAGTTCTTTTCAACTGGATCCAAATGGCAAGCTATCGTTACAGGGGATATTGCGACATGAATTAGGTCATACGATTGGATTCCGGCATGAGCATACCCGCCCGGATTCGGGTACCTGTTTCGAAGATAGTAATTGGCGACCGCTAACCAGTTACGATGCCTTCTCGGTCATGCATTATCCGCAATGTAACGGTAAAGGGGATTGGACCTTGACCCTGACCAACATCGATAAAAATGGGGCAGCGTGTTTGTATGGCCCTGCGCAGGGATTCACCATTGATACCGCAATTTGTCAGGGACCCGACGAACCGCCGGGACCCATAGCCTGCGGACCAAAAACGGAAACGTTTGTCGGACAAAGTGTGGCCAAGAATGCAGAGCAAACCTATGGCCCCTTTATGGTGGTTCCCGGAACATTAGTGGAAGTGGTTATGCATGGAGAAGCTAGTCCCGGTGATCCCGATCTCTATGTTCGGTTCAACCAGAATCCGACAACGACTGCCTATGATTGTCGTCCTTATCTCTCGGGTGCGGAAGAAAAGTGCGTCCTTGATGTGCCCACCAACGGGACCGCGGTCCATGTAAAAGTTCGGGGATATTCAGACGCGCATTTCAATCTTACCGTGACTCATACTCCTACACATTAA
- a CDS encoding Ig-like domain-containing protein, whose product MYRDRAYTFTTVPTSVQGAAYIQTANNDKAATAAAFLRFTVNQPVSVTVAYDVRLTPKPSWLSSFTDTGKNLVTSDTTFRLYARAFPAGTITLGGNAGGGSGSMYSVIVQPAEGPAPDITPPTVALSGIQNGTSLSGTVTVSAIATDNTGVVGVQFRLNGSNLGAEDTTLPFSQIWDTTGLVSGQYTLTAIARDAAGNTTSSAPVTGTVANPTTPPTTISTTNPTTGSLAITNLTVATGSAYGVSAAGLRAGGTVYRDRAYTFTTVPTSVQGAAYIQTANNDKAATTAAFLRFTVNQPVSVTVAYDVRLTPKPSWLNSFTDTGKNLVTSDTTLHLYARAFPAGTITLGGNAGVGSGSMYSVIIQPSAPVTTTVDNPTTGPLAITSLIVANGSAYGVSAAGLRVGGTVYRDRAYTFTTVPTSVQGAAYIQTANNDKAATTAAFLRFTVNQPVSVSVAYDVRLTPKPSWLNSFTDTGKNLVTSDATLRLYARPFPAGTITLGGNASGGSGSMYSVIVQPSALVTSTVATPTMPPLSISNLTVASGAAYGVPAVGLKAGGTVYRDRAYTFTTVPTSVQGAAYIQTANNDKAATTASFLRFTVNQPVSVTVAYDVRLTPKPSWLSSFTDTGKNLVTSDTTLHLYARAFPAGTITLGGNAGGEGGSMYSVIVQPVVQ is encoded by the coding sequence GTGTATCGCGACCGCGCCTATACCTTTACCACGGTCCCTACGAGTGTGCAGGGCGCGGCCTATATCCAAACGGCTAATAATGATAAAGCGGCCACGGCAGCGGCTTTCCTCCGCTTTACGGTGAATCAACCAGTGTCCGTCACGGTAGCTTATGACGTGCGGCTCACGCCAAAACCGTCGTGGTTGAGCAGCTTTACCGATACGGGCAAGAATCTGGTGACCTCGGATACGACCTTCCGCCTCTATGCTCGGGCTTTCCCCGCCGGGACGATCACTCTCGGGGGTAATGCCGGTGGGGGGAGTGGCAGTATGTATTCCGTTATCGTTCAACCAGCGGAGGGCCCCGCTCCCGATATCACGCCTCCCACGGTAGCCTTGAGTGGCATCCAAAATGGGACGTCCCTGAGTGGCACCGTTACCGTATCGGCCATCGCCACAGATAATACTGGAGTGGTGGGTGTACAATTCCGACTCAATGGGAGCAATCTGGGGGCGGAGGATACGACACTCCCTTTCTCGCAAATATGGGACACGACTGGATTGGTTTCCGGTCAATATACATTGACCGCGATTGCCCGCGATGCGGCAGGCAATACCACAAGCTCAGCTCCGGTTACCGGAACCGTCGCCAATCCAACTACGCCGCCAACAACTATTTCCACAACCAATCCAACCACGGGCTCATTAGCGATTACCAACCTGACCGTCGCTACTGGGTCGGCGTATGGCGTGTCCGCCGCCGGTCTTCGCGCCGGGGGGACGGTGTATCGTGACCGCGCCTATACGTTTACCACGGTCCCCACGAGTGTACAGGGCGCGGCGTATATTCAAACGGCGAATAATGATAAAGCGGCCACAACGGCGGCCTTCCTCCGCTTTACGGTGAATCAACCCGTGTCCGTCACGGTGGCCTATGACGTGCGGCTCACGCCGAAACCGTCATGGTTGAACAGCTTTACCGATACGGGCAAGAATCTGGTGACCTCGGATACGACCCTTCACCTCTATGCTCGGGCCTTTCCGGCCGGGACGATCACTCTCGGGGGTAACGCCGGGGTTGGGAGCGGCAGCATGTATTCCGTCATTATTCAACCCTCAGCGCCAGTTACTACCACTGTCGATAATCCAACCACGGGCCCATTAGCGATTACCAGCCTGATCGTTGCCAATGGGTCAGCGTATGGCGTGTCCGCCGCCGGTCTTCGCGTGGGAGGGACGGTGTATCGCGACCGCGCCTATACGTTTACCACGGTTCCCACGAGTGTGCAGGGCGCGGCCTATATTCAAACGGCCAATAATGATAAAGCCGCCACAACGGCGGCCTTCCTCCGCTTTACGGTGAATCAACCGGTGTCCGTCTCGGTGGCCTATGACGTGCGGCTCACGCCAAAACCGTCGTGGTTGAACAGCTTTACCGATACGGGCAAGAATCTGGTGACCTCGGATGCGACCCTCCGCCTCTATGCTCGGCCCTTTCCCGCCGGGACGATCACTCTCGGCGGCAATGCCAGCGGGGGAAGTGGCAGTATGTATTCCGTCATTGTTCAACCCTCAGCGCTCGTTACCAGTACTGTTGCCACTCCAACCATGCCCCCATTAAGCATTTCCAATCTGACCGTCGCTAGTGGGGCAGCGTATGGGGTGCCTGCCGTCGGCCTCAAAGCCGGGGGGACGGTGTATCGCGACCGCGCCTATACATTTACCACGGTCCCCACGAGTGTGCAGGGCGCGGCGTATATCCAAACAGCCAATAATGATAAAGCGGCCACAACGGCGTCCTTCCTCCGCTTTACGGTGAATCAACCGGTGTCCGTCACGGTGGCCTATGACGTGCGGCTCACGCCAAAACCGTCGTGGTTGAGCAGCTTTACCGATACGGGCAAGAACCTGGTGACCTCGGATACGACCCTCCACCTCTATGCTCGGGCCTTTCCGGCCGGGACGATCACTCTCGGGGGCAATGCCGGTGGGGAGGGCGGTAGCATGTATTCCGTCATCGTCCAACCTGTGGTCCAATGA
- a CDS encoding FG-GAP-like repeat-containing protein: MSDVRAASRLKKCLAWCILGSCLLFLPQGAQAATSDSATLQWTANQEANLAGYRIYRGTNPGVYGVPTTVGKITTHQYTNLLTDKTHYFTVTAFDASGNESLPSPEVKKYIAPSSNSSGSSSPPPPSSLSISNLTVASGSAYSVSAVGLQAGGTVYRDRAYTFTSVPTSVQGAAYIQTANNDKAATTAAFLRFTVNQPVSVTVAYDVRLTPKPSWLSSFTDTGKNLVTSDTTLHLYARAFPAGTITLGGNASGGSGSMYSVIVQPAEGPAPDITPPTTHVLWRNASSGEVAVWRMNGLTITSVGFPGSTSTEWKIKQVGDINGDGEGDILWQNTISGVVGIWLMKEGTIQSFGFPGGVSAEWVVKGIGDINGDGKGDVIWRNKKSGMVTVWFMDGLSIRSVGFLGGTPTVWEIEQVGDINGDGRADLVWQNRTNGTVAVWLLNGLTITAVGFPSSTSLDWEIQLLGDVNGDGKGDVIWRNKKSGMVSVWLMNGVTTPLAGFIGGIPLEWDIRQVSDADGDGKGDVILQNRTNGKVAVWLMDGLKIGSVGFPGSTPVNWEIQK, translated from the coding sequence ATGTCCGATGTTCGTGCGGCGAGTCGTCTAAAAAAGTGTCTAGCGTGGTGTATACTTGGCAGTTGTCTCCTTTTTCTCCCGCAAGGGGCACAAGCCGCCACCAGTGATTCGGCTACCCTCCAATGGACCGCCAATCAAGAGGCCAATTTAGCGGGGTATCGGATCTATCGAGGAACCAACCCCGGGGTCTATGGGGTTCCCACGACGGTCGGGAAGATCACGACCCATCAATATACCAACTTACTCACGGACAAAACGCACTATTTTACGGTTACGGCTTTCGATGCCTCGGGCAATGAAAGTCTTCCCTCCCCCGAGGTGAAAAAATATATTGCACCGTCCTCCAACTCTTCCGGTTCCTCGAGTCCGCCGCCGCCCTCTTCGCTCAGTATTTCAAATCTGACCGTCGCTAGTGGGTCAGCGTATAGCGTGTCCGCCGTCGGCCTCCAAGCCGGGGGGACGGTGTATCGCGACCGCGCCTATACATTTACCTCGGTCCCCACGAGTGTGCAGGGCGCGGCCTATATTCAAACGGCCAATAATGATAAAGCGGCCACGACGGCCGCCTTCCTCCGCTTTACGGTGAATCAGCCGGTGTCCGTCACGGTGGCCTATGACGTGCGGCTCACGCCAAAACCGTCATGGTTGAGCAGCTTTACCGATACGGGCAAGAATCTGGTGACCTCGGATACGACTCTCCACCTCTATGCTCGGGCCTTTCCGGCCGGGACGATCACTCTCGGGGGCAATGCCAGCGGGGGGAGTGGCAGTATGTATTCCGTCATCGTTCAACCAGCGGAGGGCCCCGCTCCCGATATCACGCCTCCGACTACTCATGTGCTTTGGCGCAATGCGAGTAGCGGTGAAGTCGCTGTCTGGCGGATGAATGGGCTAACCATTACGTCAGTCGGTTTCCCGGGAAGTACTTCTACAGAATGGAAGATTAAGCAGGTGGGAGATATTAATGGTGATGGTGAAGGCGACATCCTTTGGCAGAACACCATAAGTGGAGTGGTGGGTATTTGGCTAATGAAGGAGGGGACAATACAATCGTTCGGCTTTCCCGGTGGTGTGTCAGCCGAATGGGTAGTTAAGGGGATCGGTGATATCAATGGGGATGGCAAAGGGGATGTGATCTGGCGCAATAAGAAAAGTGGAATGGTGACTGTATGGTTTATGGATGGGCTGTCGATTCGCTCTGTCGGCTTTCTTGGAGGCACTCCAACCGTGTGGGAAATAGAGCAAGTGGGCGACATCAATGGCGATGGGAGGGCCGACCTGGTTTGGCAGAATCGGACGAATGGCACAGTGGCGGTCTGGTTACTGAACGGGTTGACCATTACCGCGGTGGGCTTTCCCTCAAGCACTTCACTGGATTGGGAGATTCAACTACTTGGAGATGTCAATGGGGACGGTAAAGGGGATGTGATCTGGCGCAATAAGAAAAGTGGAATGGTGTCGGTGTGGCTGATGAACGGGGTGACGACACCCTTGGCAGGTTTTATAGGAGGCATACCTCTTGAATGGGACATTAGGCAGGTGAGTGATGCGGATGGAGATGGTAAGGGAGATGTGATCTTGCAAAATCGAACGAATGGCAAAGTGGCAGTGTGGCTGATGGATGGGTTGAAAATTGGTTCGGTGGGGTTTCCGGGCAGTACCCCGGTGAACTGGGAAATACAAAAATAA
- a CDS encoding formylglycine-generating enzyme family protein gives MLHTFFLAFTAVRLLHYRLLTAFLSIGLLWGSSCLAIGETHLPPDEVDEHIAHIASLAKPSPQVTIPEGVFLMGTNRRDDLRHSLEMHYDDTEFPQRHIWVDRFLMDRHEGTLSEYLAFLLTTNRPVSHELRGLIWHLISVHFIPDQALASWPALYITWEEAKAFCEHHYKRLPSEAEWEKAARGESARIFPWGEMDPTADLAVFGQYHVHEIPLVATVDSFEDGQSIYKILHLAGNIAEWVNDWLGPDYYPIMPARNPPGPKSGRYKVVRGGSWKSRPVMLRSATRGGAIPEERSANIGFRCAQSFP, from the coding sequence ATGCTCCACACATTCTTCCTAGCGTTCACGGCAGTTCGACTCTTACATTATCGTTTGTTGACGGCCTTCCTTTCCATAGGGCTACTCTGGGGATCTTCCTGCTTGGCAATCGGAGAGACCCACCTACCTCCTGACGAAGTTGATGAGCATATCGCCCATATCGCCAGCTTGGCCAAACCCTCCCCACAGGTTACCATTCCCGAAGGAGTATTTTTGATGGGGACCAATCGTCGAGACGATCTTCGGCATAGTCTTGAAATGCATTATGACGACACGGAATTCCCTCAACGTCACATTTGGGTGGATAGATTTCTCATGGATCGGCATGAAGGCACCTTAAGCGAATATCTGGCATTTTTGCTAACAACCAACAGGCCGGTCTCTCATGAGTTACGAGGACTCATTTGGCATCTCATTAGTGTGCATTTCATTCCTGACCAGGCACTCGCTTCCTGGCCGGCACTCTACATTACATGGGAGGAAGCCAAAGCATTTTGCGAACATCATTACAAGAGACTGCCGTCAGAAGCTGAATGGGAGAAAGCGGCAAGAGGGGAATCTGCCCGCATCTTTCCGTGGGGGGAAATGGACCCGACAGCGGACTTAGCCGTATTCGGACAATATCACGTCCATGAAATTCCTCTGGTTGCAACGGTGGATAGCTTCGAAGATGGCCAAAGTATTTATAAAATATTGCATTTGGCGGGCAATATCGCGGAATGGGTTAATGATTGGCTGGGACCAGATTATTACCCCATCATGCCAGCAAGAAATCCGCCTGGTCCCAAATCGGGGCGATATAAAGTTGTACGGGGCGGATCATGGAAAAGTCGACCAGTCATGTTGCGGTCAGCGACTCGTGGAGGAGCCATTCCAGAAGAACGGTCAGCGAACATCGGCTTCCGCTGTGCTCAATCCTTCCCCTAA
- the msrA gene encoding peptide-methionine (S)-S-oxide reductase MsrA, producing MKRIRYFSFSIGLAALLIGGVAAFSQVSLATEKTQYAKATFAGGCFWCMEEVYEKVDGVVSVVSGYTGGHLSHPTYEQVSAGGTGHAEAVEVTYDPTKVTYQRLLEVFWHNVDPTTPNAQFCDHGDQYRTAIFYHDENQKMAIDESKLAVESSKSFPQPIVTEIVPFSVFFSAEDYHQDFYKKNPVRYKFYKWNCGRSQRLEELWGRP from the coding sequence ATGAAACGAATCCGGTACTTTTCATTCAGCATTGGATTGGCGGCACTGTTGATAGGGGGAGTGGCGGCCTTCTCTCAAGTGAGTCTTGCGACAGAAAAGACTCAATATGCTAAAGCCACATTTGCCGGAGGCTGCTTCTGGTGCATGGAAGAGGTGTATGAAAAAGTTGATGGGGTGGTATCTGTAGTCTCTGGATATACGGGAGGACACCTATCCCATCCAACTTATGAGCAAGTGTCGGCCGGAGGAACTGGGCATGCTGAAGCCGTTGAAGTGACCTACGATCCTACCAAGGTCACGTATCAACGTCTGTTGGAGGTGTTTTGGCATAATGTTGACCCTACCACGCCGAATGCCCAGTTCTGTGATCATGGCGATCAATATCGAACCGCAATCTTCTACCATGACGAAAACCAAAAAATGGCAATCGACGAATCCAAGCTGGCAGTGGAGAGTTCCAAATCATTTCCGCAACCAATCGTGACCGAGATTGTTCCGTTTTCGGTCTTCTTCTCTGCCGAAGACTATCATCAGGATTTTTATAAAAAAAATCCCGTCCGGTACAAGTTTTATAAATGGAATTGTGGACGTTCGCAGCGTTTGGAAGAGTTGTGGGGAAGGCCATAA